A DNA window from bacterium contains the following coding sequences:
- a CDS encoding peptidoglycan DD-metalloendopeptidase family protein — MPANAWYEKEKAKIISKIFELKRKEKVEIKNLTKKQRNLEETQNNIVDCKNKLETSRSNLKHLQHKLNKLSEDQEEVADSAGKRIRELYKGERINLLHLIFASSDMGTFLDRVYYQKILAKKDKSILTNLRTRAREIDQSRMSIEYEKNNIASDLSVMNQKKQEINSSIKSSQYLINKLRTDRATYEKAQQELEYLSNRLENQIRRSKITKMVANSKFIKPISGAITSPFGWRRHPIFGSMRFHTGVDISNSYGTPIKASNGGKVIYSGWYGGYGKVVIVDHGNMDCGSHKGQRFSTLYAHMSSTAIGNGSSVKKGQIIGYEGMTGYSTGPHVHFEVRINGKPNNPLGFVRI; from the coding sequence TTGCCCGCAAATGCATGGTACGAAAAGGAAAAAGCCAAAATTATAAGCAAAATTTTTGAATTAAAAAGAAAAGAAAAAGTAGAAATAAAAAATCTCACTAAAAAACAAAGAAATCTTGAAGAAACACAAAATAATATAGTAGATTGCAAAAATAAACTGGAAACATCAAGATCAAACCTAAAACATCTCCAGCATAAATTAAACAAACTTTCTGAGGATCAGGAAGAAGTTGCTGATTCCGCAGGAAAGAGAATTCGGGAGCTTTATAAAGGTGAAAGGATCAACCTTCTTCATCTTATTTTTGCCTCAAGCGATATGGGAACGTTTCTTGACAGGGTTTATTACCAAAAAATACTTGCTAAAAAAGACAAAAGTATTCTTACTAACTTAAGAACCCGTGCAAGAGAAATAGATCAGTCAAGAATGTCTATTGAATATGAAAAAAACAACATAGCTTCTGACTTGAGCGTGATGAATCAAAAAAAACAGGAGATTAATTCTTCAATAAAATCAAGCCAATATCTCATTAATAAGCTGAGAACAGATAGAGCTACCTACGAAAAAGCACAACAGGAGCTCGAATATCTTTCAAACAGGCTGGAAAATCAAATTAGACGCAGCAAAATAACAAAAATGGTCGCTAACAGCAAATTCATAAAACCTATATCAGGAGCAATTACTTCTCCTTTCGGGTGGAGAAGACATCCTATTTTTGGAAGCATGAGATTTCATACGGGAGTCGATATATCAAATTCTTACGGTACACCGATTAAGGCTTCTAATGGTGGTAAAGTTATTTATTCAGGGTGGTATGGCGGATATGGCAAAGTTGTAATTGTTGACCACGGCAATATGGACTGCGGTTCTCATAAAGGACAGCGATTTTCAACGCTTTATGCTCATATGTCCTCAACTGCTATCGGTAATGGAAGCAGCGTAAAAAAAGGACAAATTATAGGTTATGAAGGAATGACCGGTTACAGTACAGGACCTCATGTCCACTTTGAAGTGAGGATTAACGGAAAGCCAAATAATCCGCTGGGTTTTGTAAGGATTTAG
- the thrB gene encoding homoserine kinase has translation MKISVKVPATTANLGPGFDCFGMALTLYNKITLEELVYPDKGLEINMISGEQENENTLFTIPTDRTNIVYKAVELLYNYVGQTPPALRINIQTDIPVAKGLGSSASVIVGGILAANKLLGNPADEAALLSIANDLEGHPDNITPAMLGGFCLSSAEEDGSILYKKIEWPDDWKIAACMPDYELATQISRSVLPEKVNMEDAIFNLKRSAMFVDALHTQDSELMRFALRDKLHHPYRSRLIPGFMEIKQDIAEMPDVIGTVISGAGPSIIVIYENNNFDEINKRINSVWEDLGVKVTVKKLNIDTKGAIILS, from the coding sequence TTGAAAATAAGCGTTAAAGTACCTGCAACAACGGCCAATCTCGGTCCCGGCTTTGACTGTTTTGGCATGGCCCTTACTCTTTATAATAAAATTACACTGGAAGAGCTTGTTTATCCTGATAAAGGTCTGGAAATTAATATGATTTCAGGCGAACAGGAAAATGAAAACACACTCTTTACTATTCCTACAGATAGAACCAACATCGTTTATAAAGCCGTAGAGCTTTTATACAACTATGTTGGTCAGACACCGCCTGCTTTAAGAATAAATATTCAGACAGATATTCCTGTTGCAAAAGGGCTGGGGAGCAGTGCTTCCGTAATTGTCGGAGGAATCCTTGCTGCTAACAAGCTTCTTGGAAATCCTGCTGATGAAGCCGCGCTTTTATCTATAGCAAACGACCTTGAGGGACATCCTGACAACATTACTCCTGCTATGCTGGGAGGTTTTTGCCTATCATCTGCGGAAGAAGACGGAAGTATTCTTTATAAAAAAATAGAGTGGCCGGATGACTGGAAAATAGCCGCCTGTATGCCGGATTATGAACTCGCCACACAAATTTCCAGATCTGTTCTTCCTGAAAAAGTCAATATGGAAGATGCTATTTTTAACCTTAAAAGAAGCGCCATGTTCGTAGATGCACTGCATACACAGGATTCGGAATTAATGCGTTTTGCACTCAGAGATAAACTTCATCACCCGTACAGAAGCAGGTTAATTCCGGGATTTATGGAAATAAAACAAGACATTGCAGAAATGCCCGATGTTATAGGAACTGTAATAAGCGGAGCAGGTCCAAGCATAATAGTTATCTATGAAAATAATAATTTTGATGAAATAAACAAAAGAATTAACAGTGTTTGGGAGGATCTCGGCGTCAAAGTTACTGTCAAAAAGCTGAATATAGACACTAAAGGAGCTATTATTCTTTCCTGA
- a CDS encoding pitrilysin family protein, which yields MYKIFIRLLVCLVFCISTASFAQDSPPCVFHLKTGHTVVIKEIHTNPIVTVDTWVNTGSLNENNKNNGVSHFLEHLIFKGTKKHKQGEIDKILESKGGKFNAATSKDFTHFYITIPSKDVATAIKLNADMLLNATFPEAELNKERKVVQEEIRRSEDNPDSILFDNLISLIFKTHPYRYETLGPASNIENIPRKNILEYYHNYYVPSNMTTIIVGDVDPQKILCMLEENYKAEVSNKVVLPKFPREATLLKPQTKTAKEKINFGYICMGFKGVPINDIKESYALDLAASILGGGKSSRLYQDLKEKQNIVSSVDSGHYSLRDDSIFFVSADFDPSKYQKVKTSIENELKKLRETKVTDEELNRAKTQEERAFVYENESVEEIANSLGYVMTIEGNIDSYTNHLKYVNAVTAEEIQKTAQKYIKPSGMALSVLLPSNSKNSKQAKPENSSVIPVSQIKVNSVSPPQETCKNTTKTVLNNGMTLITNPVTSNDIISLSVFVKGGKLLDSPAGITNLLVKTILQGTKNRSAYEITKAVEDMGVVISPMLDSDCFEIQLKSTRADFDKAFEILADVINNPAFSPEYVEKGKKDILQDITKSRDRPMSKMSEGFSRAMYQNQPYGNIGEILEKSVPSLTREELIDFHKKIFIPQNMVVSVSGNINQDKITQKFTTAFPCSNTEKLTLKPSAEVKKFPADKIVCQKDETSAAWMLIGWPVEGIRNEKEYASLQVIDSMLGGGLSSRLFKTFREKQGLCYSVGSSYSPKKDGSVFAMYIGTEPKNIDLVKSKFLQEITRLKTETVSQDELNDAKQKLIGDFLLSQETNQEKAHYLGWFEIIDKGFRFTYDFPDLINTVTSEDVMSTANKYLSSPYVLSVVAPEASMKNLCKEK from the coding sequence ATGTACAAAATTTTTATCAGACTGCTTGTATGCTTAGTTTTCTGCATAAGCACAGCAAGTTTTGCGCAGGACAGCCCTCCATGTGTTTTTCACCTCAAAACAGGACACACTGTTGTAATTAAGGAAATCCACACCAATCCTATCGTTACAGTTGACACATGGGTAAACACAGGTTCGCTCAACGAAAATAATAAAAATAACGGGGTTTCGCATTTTTTAGAACATCTTATATTCAAAGGAACAAAAAAACATAAACAGGGCGAAATTGACAAAATTCTTGAGTCAAAAGGCGGGAAATTTAATGCAGCGACTAGCAAGGATTTTACCCATTTTTATATAACAATACCCTCAAAAGACGTTGCGACAGCAATAAAACTTAATGCTGATATGCTGCTTAATGCAACTTTTCCGGAAGCTGAACTTAATAAAGAAAGAAAAGTGGTTCAGGAAGAAATAAGAAGATCAGAAGACAACCCCGACTCCATATTGTTCGATAATTTAATAAGTCTGATTTTTAAAACACATCCTTATAGATATGAAACTCTCGGACCGGCATCAAATATAGAAAATATTCCGAGAAAAAACATTTTGGAATATTACCACAATTATTATGTGCCTTCAAATATGACCACTATTATTGTCGGAGATGTTGATCCTCAAAAAATTCTTTGTATGCTTGAAGAAAACTATAAAGCAGAAGTTTCTAACAAAGTTGTACTTCCTAAATTTCCAAGAGAAGCCACATTGTTAAAACCACAAACAAAGACAGCTAAAGAAAAAATTAATTTTGGATACATTTGTATGGGATTCAAGGGAGTCCCTATAAATGACATAAAAGAAAGCTATGCTCTTGATCTTGCGGCTTCAATACTCGGAGGCGGCAAAAGTTCAAGGCTTTATCAGGATTTAAAAGAAAAACAAAACATTGTTTCTTCAGTAGATTCAGGGCATTACAGCTTGAGAGATGACAGTATTTTCTTTGTATCAGCAGACTTTGATCCTTCAAAATACCAAAAAGTAAAAACATCTATTGAAAATGAATTAAAAAAACTTAGAGAAACAAAAGTTACGGACGAAGAACTAAACAGAGCAAAAACTCAGGAAGAAAGAGCTTTTGTTTATGAAAATGAATCAGTAGAAGAAATAGCAAACTCTTTGGGCTATGTTATGACTATAGAAGGAAACATTGACTCTTATACAAATCATTTAAAATATGTAAACGCTGTAACAGCAGAGGAGATTCAGAAAACAGCACAAAAATATATTAAACCTTCCGGCATGGCTTTGTCTGTGCTTCTTCCTTCAAACAGTAAGAATTCAAAGCAAGCAAAGCCGGAAAACTCATCGGTGATTCCTGTTTCCCAAATAAAAGTAAATTCTGTTTCCCCACCTCAGGAAACCTGCAAAAACACCACAAAAACCGTTTTAAATAACGGAATGACTTTGATAACAAACCCTGTTACTTCAAATGACATTATTTCACTAAGTGTTTTTGTAAAAGGAGGAAAACTCCTGGATTCTCCAGCTGGGATAACGAATCTTCTTGTAAAAACTATATTACAGGGAACAAAAAACCGAAGCGCCTATGAAATTACAAAAGCAGTAGAAGACATGGGAGTAGTTATTTCTCCGATGCTTGATTCGGATTGCTTCGAAATTCAGCTGAAATCGACCAGAGCAGATTTTGATAAAGCCTTTGAAATACTGGCTGATGTGATAAATAATCCTGCTTTTTCCCCTGAATATGTAGAAAAAGGGAAGAAAGACATTCTTCAGGACATTACAAAATCCAGAGATCGACCCATGTCCAAGATGTCTGAAGGCTTTAGCCGTGCTATGTATCAAAACCAGCCTTACGGAAACATAGGCGAAATCCTCGAAAAAAGTGTTCCTTCTTTAACCAGAGAAGAACTTATAGATTTTCACAAAAAAATATTTATTCCGCAAAATATGGTTGTATCTGTTTCAGGAAACATAAATCAAGATAAAATAACGCAAAAATTCACTACAGCTTTTCCTTGCTCAAACACTGAAAAGCTGACTCTCAAACCTTCTGCGGAAGTCAAGAAATTTCCTGCCGATAAAATTGTATGCCAAAAAGATGAAACCTCAGCGGCATGGATGTTAATAGGTTGGCCTGTCGAAGGAATCAGAAATGAAAAAGAATACGCCTCTCTTCAAGTCATTGATTCCATGCTTGGCGGCGGATTAAGTTCAAGACTTTTTAAAACATTCCGTGAAAAACAGGGTTTGTGCTACAGCGTTGGAAGCTCTTATTCTCCAAAAAAAGATGGGTCGGTGTTTGCAATGTACATTGGCACGGAGCCGAAAAATATTGATCTGGTAAAAAGCAAGTTTTTACAGGAAATAACAAGATTAAAAACAGAAACAGTAAGTCAGGACGAGCTTAATGATGCCAAACAAAAACTTATAGGCGATTTTTTGCTTTCACAGGAAACCAATCAGGAGAAGGCTCATTATCTGGGGTGGTTTGAAATCATTGACAAAGGTTTCAGGTTTACTTATGATTTTCCTGATCTGATAAATACAGTAACTTCCGAAGATGTAATGAGTACGGCAAATAAATATTTAAGTTCACCTTACGTACTTTCAGTAGTTGCACCGGAGGCAAGTATGAAAAATTTATGTAAGGAAAAATAA
- the purB gene encoding adenylosuccinate lyase — MIQRYSRQEMTNIWEPENKYKCWLDVELAVCRAHNKLGNIPDGALKEIETKSGFDIKRIDEVEQEVKHDVIAFLTSVNEKVGESSRYIHMGMTSSDVLDTALALQIKQANKIIEDNIKAVIDSIKIKAKEHKETVCIGRSHGIHAEPTTFGHKMCLWLDIMQRNLKRFQRTSEEINVGMISGPVGNYSNIDPKIEEIACKELGLNPAKVSTQVIQRDLHAYYMQTLALISTTIEQFCVEIRHLQRTEVLEVEEGFSKGQKGSSAMPHKKNPIGSENLTGLARIIRANSIAALENIPLWHERDISHSSVERIIFPDTTILVDYMLNRFKNIVDNLQVYPENMKKNTALYGGVIYSQRVMLALCDKGMLREDAYRLVQSNAHQAWNNPVGDFKGNLLKDLRITEKLSVREIESCFDTDFYLRNINKIYERLGI, encoded by the coding sequence ATGATTCAAAGATATTCACGACAGGAAATGACAAATATCTGGGAACCCGAAAATAAATATAAATGCTGGCTTGATGTAGAACTGGCTGTTTGTAGAGCGCACAATAAACTGGGAAATATTCCTGATGGAGCATTAAAAGAAATTGAAACCAAATCAGGCTTTGATATAAAGAGAATTGATGAAGTTGAACAGGAAGTAAAACACGATGTTATAGCTTTTTTGACAAGTGTAAATGAAAAAGTCGGAGAATCCTCAAGATATATACACATGGGAATGACAAGTTCCGATGTTTTGGATACGGCTCTTGCTCTTCAGATTAAACAGGCTAATAAAATCATTGAGGACAACATTAAAGCTGTTATCGACTCAATAAAAATAAAAGCAAAAGAACATAAAGAAACAGTTTGCATCGGGCGTTCTCACGGAATTCACGCCGAGCCAACGACTTTTGGTCATAAAATGTGCCTCTGGCTCGATATAATGCAGAGAAACCTAAAAAGATTTCAAAGAACATCGGAAGAAATTAATGTCGGAATGATTAGCGGACCTGTTGGAAATTACAGCAATATCGACCCAAAAATCGAAGAGATTGCCTGCAAAGAACTTGGTCTTAATCCTGCAAAGGTTTCTACGCAGGTAATTCAAAGAGATTTACACGCTTATTATATGCAGACACTTGCGCTAATATCTACTACAATTGAACAATTTTGTGTAGAAATAAGACATCTTCAAAGAACGGAAGTACTTGAAGTTGAAGAAGGATTTTCTAAAGGACAAAAGGGCTCTTCAGCCATGCCGCATAAAAAAAATCCTATAGGTTCTGAAAATTTAACGGGTCTTGCAAGAATCATAAGAGCAAATTCTATTGCGGCACTTGAGAATATTCCTCTTTGGCATGAAAGAGATATAAGCCACAGTTCTGTCGAGCGAATAATTTTCCCTGATACGACTATTCTGGTTGATTATATGCTTAACAGATTCAAAAATATTGTTGATAATTTGCAGGTTTATCCTGAGAACATGAAAAAGAATACAGCGCTTTACGGCGGAGTAATTTATTCCCAACGAGTAATGCTTGCCCTTTGCGACAAAGGAATGTTGAGAGAAGACGCTTACAGGCTTGTTCAATCCAATGCCCATCAGGCATGGAACAACCCTGTCGGTGACTTCAAAGGAAATTTGCTTAAAGATTTACGGATTACCGAAAAACTTTCGGTTAGAGAAATAGAATCCTGCTTTGACACTGATTTTTACTTAAGAAATATTAACAAAATATACGAGAGACTTGGAATTTAA
- a CDS encoding ABC transporter ATP-binding protein — protein sequence MNKEKILEIKNLNISFQMEDELARAVHGVSFALEKGKVLGIVGESGCGKSVTAMSIMKLLPSNAVIESGEILYFEAKSNLLNEINLLKLSANEMQKIRGSKISLIPQDPLTALNPLYTIGEQIIETIEYHRKVSRKKAKEIAIETLKSVKIPEPENRLNDYPHQFSGGMRQRAIIAMSLCCNPELIIADEPTTALDVTVQAQILDLIKQIQAERGTSLIFITHDLGVIAEFCNHVAVMYAGRIVEYAQVSDIFKNPLHPYTQGLLDSLPSIDKEVLNVIHGQPPAITEDISGCVFHPRCPRRMPVCEAMDPALTVKENERQVYCHLFD from the coding sequence ATGAACAAAGAAAAAATACTTGAAATAAAAAACCTTAATATAAGTTTTCAAATGGAAGATGAACTGGCAAGAGCGGTTCATGGAGTGAGCTTTGCTCTTGAAAAAGGTAAAGTACTCGGAATAGTAGGCGAATCGGGTTGCGGAAAATCTGTAACAGCCATGTCTATAATGAAATTATTGCCCTCAAATGCGGTCATAGAATCAGGAGAAATATTATACTTCGAAGCGAAATCAAATCTGTTAAATGAAATAAACCTTTTGAAACTTTCTGCAAATGAAATGCAAAAGATAAGAGGAAGCAAGATTTCATTAATTCCGCAAGATCCCCTGACAGCCTTAAATCCTCTTTATACAATCGGAGAGCAGATTATTGAAACAATAGAATATCACAGGAAAGTTTCAAGGAAAAAAGCAAAAGAAATAGCCATAGAAACTCTAAAAAGCGTAAAAATTCCTGAACCTGAAAACAGGTTAAATGATTACCCTCACCAGTTTTCTGGAGGCATGAGACAAAGAGCCATTATTGCCATGTCTTTATGTTGTAATCCCGAACTTATTATAGCTGATGAGCCTACAACTGCCCTTGATGTCACGGTTCAGGCGCAAATTCTTGATCTTATTAAACAAATTCAGGCGGAAAGAGGAACTTCGTTAATATTTATCACGCATGACCTTGGAGTTATAGCGGAATTTTGCAACCATGTCGCTGTAATGTATGCAGGAAGAATAGTTGAATATGCTCAAGTATCCGATATTTTCAAAAATCCTTTGCACCCATACACACAAGGACTTTTGGACTCGTTACCGTCTATTGATAAAGAAGTCCTAAACGTAATACACGGACAGCCGCCAGCAATTACTGAGGATATTTCAGGATGCGTTTTTCACCCGAGATGTCCTCGCAGAATGCCTGTTTGTGAGGCAATGGACCCTGCTTTGACTGTAAAAGAAAATGAACGTCAAGTATATTGTCATTTATTTGATTAA
- the tuf gene encoding elongation factor Tu, whose product MAREKFARTKPHVNVGTIGHVDHGKTTLTAAITASLAAVGQATAKKFDEIDAAPEEKARGITISTAHVEYETTSRHYAHVDCPGHADYVKNMITGAAQMDGGILVISAADGPMPQTREHILLARQVGVPKLVIFLNKSDMVDDEELLDLVELESRELLSMYEFDGDNIPFIRGSALKALEAVQANPTIKRGEDKWVDKIWELMDAVDDYIPTPERQIDLPFLMPVEDVFSITGRGTVATGRVERGKVKVGEEVELIGFGETRKTVVTGVEMFRKMLDEGLAGDNVGLLLRGVNKEQIERGQVLAKPGSIKPHTKFTANVYVLKKEEGGRHTPFFPGYRPQFYIRTTDVTGSIKFEQEMVMPGDNVVMDIELIAPVAIEQGMRFAIREGGRTVGAGVVDKIIQ is encoded by the coding sequence ATGGCTCGCGAAAAATTTGCAAGAACTAAACCACACGTTAACGTCGGTACAATAGGACACGTTGACCACGGTAAAACAACATTAACAGCTGCTATAACTGCAAGTTTAGCTGCTGTAGGACAAGCAACTGCTAAAAAATTCGATGAAATTGATGCAGCTCCTGAAGAAAAAGCAAGAGGAATTACGATTTCAACAGCACACGTTGAGTATGAAACAACTTCAAGACACTATGCTCACGTTGATTGCCCTGGACACGCAGATTATGTTAAAAACATGATCACCGGTGCTGCTCAGATGGATGGCGGTATCCTCGTTATATCTGCTGCTGACGGACCTATGCCTCAAACAAGAGAACATATTCTTTTAGCTCGTCAGGTTGGCGTACCTAAATTAGTAATATTTCTTAACAAATCTGACATGGTTGATGATGAAGAACTTTTAGACTTAGTTGAATTAGAATCAAGAGAACTTTTGAGCATGTACGAATTTGATGGAGACAATATTCCATTCATTCGCGGTTCAGCTTTAAAAGCACTCGAAGCAGTTCAAGCTAATCCTACAATTAAACGTGGCGAAGACAAATGGGTTGATAAAATATGGGAATTAATGGATGCAGTAGATGACTATATCCCAACTCCTGAAAGACAAATCGACTTACCATTCTTAATGCCTGTTGAAGATGTATTCTCAATCACAGGTAGAGGAACAGTTGCTACCGGAAGAGTAGAAAGAGGAAAAGTTAAAGTTGGCGAAGAAGTTGAACTTATCGGTTTCGGTGAAACAAGAAAAACAGTTGTTACCGGTGTTGAAATGTTCAGAAAAATGCTTGATGAAGGTCTTGCCGGAGATAACGTTGGTCTTTTGCTTAGAGGCGTTAACAAAGAGCAAATTGAAAGAGGTCAAGTACTTGCTAAACCAGGTTCAATTAAACCTCATACAAAATTCACAGCTAACGTGTACGTACTGAAAAAAGAAGAAGGCGGAAGACACACCCCATTCTTCCCGGGATACAGACCACAATTTTATATCAGAACAACTGACGTTACCGGTTCAATCAAATTTGAACAAGAAATGGTAATGCCTGGCGACAACGTAGTAATGGATATTGAATTAATCGCACCTGTAGCTATCGAGCAAGGTATGAGATTCGCTATTCGTGAAGGCGGAAGAACAGTTGGTGCCGGTGTTGTAGATAAAATCATTCAATAA
- the rpsJ gene encoding 30S ribosomal protein S10 yields MATKQQKPPKKQRIRVCLKAYDHRLIDASAEKIVETAKRTDAKVAGPIPLPTKRRIYCVLKSPHVDKKSREHFEMRIHKRIIDIHEPTKQTTEELSRLDLPAGVDIEVKL; encoded by the coding sequence ATGGCAACTAAGCAGCAAAAGCCACCAAAAAAACAAAGAATCAGAGTATGTTTAAAAGCATATGACCATCGTTTAATTGATGCTTCAGCAGAAAAAATTGTTGAAACAGCAAAACGCACTGACGCAAAGGTTGCCGGCCCAATTCCGCTACCTACTAAACGCAGAATATATTGTGTTTTGAAATCTCCTCACGTTGATAAAAAATCAAGAGAACATTTCGAAATGCGTATACACAAAAGAATAATAGATATTCACGAACCAACAAAGCAAACAACAGAAGAGCTTAGCAGATTAGATTTACCTGCCGGTGTTGACATTGAAGTTAAGTTGTAA
- the rplC gene encoding 50S ribosomal protein L3: MTLGLYGEKLGMTQIYTEEGIVIPVTVIKVEKLTVTQIKTKKTDGYDAIQVGFYECKKKKLTNAQIGHLENNKLPTFRHLKEFKVENAADYKVGQEIDLSVMENVEKVDVTGKSIGKGFQGTIKRHNFSRGPMSHGSKNHRLPGSIGAGTTPGRVYKGLKMAGKMGNKQVTVSKLKVAKIDKERSLLLIKGSVPGPEGKIVKIQPSRTVWNSNNK; the protein is encoded by the coding sequence GTGACTCTAGGATTATATGGTGAAAAACTAGGGATGACTCAAATTTATACTGAAGAAGGTATAGTCATTCCTGTAACAGTAATAAAAGTTGAAAAATTAACAGTAACTCAGATTAAAACCAAAAAAACTGATGGCTATGATGCTATACAAGTTGGTTTTTATGAATGCAAAAAGAAAAAATTAACAAATGCGCAAATAGGGCATTTAGAGAATAATAAATTACCTACATTTAGACATTTAAAAGAATTTAAAGTAGAAAATGCTGCTGATTATAAAGTAGGTCAAGAAATTGATTTATCTGTTATGGAAAATGTTGAAAAAGTTGATGTAACAGGAAAATCAATAGGTAAAGGTTTTCAGGGAACAATAAAACGTCATAATTTTTCAAGAGGGCCAATGAGCCATGGTTCAAAGAACCATAGACTCCCTGGTTCTATTGGTGCAGGAACAACTCCCGGCAGAGTCTATAAAGGCTTAAAAATGGCGGGTAAAATGGGAAATAAACAAGTAACAGTAAGCAAACTTAAAGTTGCTAAAATCGACAAAGAAAGAAGTTTGTTACTTATAAAAGGATCTGTACCCGGTCCCGAAGGAAAAATTGTTAAAATTCAACCTTCGAGAACGGTATGGAATTCAAATAATAAATAA
- the rplD gene encoding 50S ribosomal protein L4 has protein sequence MSKQLIIHNSDGSELGHIDIDEKVFGEEPNVHIMHLAVRRQLSNARSGNACTKTRAEVRGGGKKPWKQKGTGRARAGSLRSPLFVGGGVIFGPKPRDYSFSMPAKARRLALRSALSARTESIKVIKDFSAIATPKTKEFIKILNSMTLSGKILIVADVNNAENQHLKLSSSNVPNVKLILPSNLNVKDLLEADNIVITESAIKDITERLTK, from the coding sequence ATGTCAAAGCAGTTAATAATACATAATAGCGATGGAAGCGAATTAGGGCACATCGATATAGATGAAAAAGTATTTGGTGAAGAACCAAATGTTCATATTATGCACCTTGCGGTAAGACGTCAATTAAGTAACGCACGTTCAGGAAATGCTTGCACAAAAACACGTGCGGAAGTTCGTGGCGGCGGTAAAAAACCCTGGAAACAAAAAGGTACAGGCAGAGCAAGAGCAGGAAGTTTAAGAAGTCCTTTATTCGTTGGTGGTGGTGTAATATTTGGACCAAAACCTCGCGATTACAGTTTTTCAATGCCTGCAAAAGCAAGAAGACTGGCATTAAGATCAGCTTTATCTGCAAGAACAGAAAGCATTAAAGTAATAAAAGATTTTTCTGCTATAGCTACTCCAAAAACAAAAGAATTTATCAAAATATTGAATTCAATGACTTTGAGTGGAAAAATTCTCATTGTTGCAGATGTAAATAATGCAGAAAACCAGCACTTAAAATTATCGTCAAGTAATGTCCCTAACGTTAAGTTGATATTACCTTCAAACCTTAACGTGAAAGATCTTTTAGAAGCGGATAATATTGTTATAACTGAATCTGCAATAAAAGATATAACAGAGAGGTTAACAAAATAA
- the rplW gene encoding 50S ribosomal protein L23 → MSTLRQEQEYLYQVIKRPLVTEKSSSQTSLGKYTFEVLRDATKIDIQKAIELLFPGRKVKEVRTIYMPSKEKRRGKKMGRTQSGKKAIVTIEGEPIEELLGA, encoded by the coding sequence ATGAGTACTTTAAGACAAGAGCAAGAATACTTATATCAGGTGATTAAAAGACCGCTCGTAACAGAGAAGTCAAGCAGTCAAACATCATTAGGTAAATATACTTTTGAAGTATTGAGAGATGCAACAAAAATTGATATTCAAAAAGCTATAGAGCTTCTTTTTCCGGGAAGAAAAGTAAAGGAAGTAAGAACAATCTATATGCCAAGCAAAGAAAAAAGACGCGGCAAGAAAATGGGAAGAACTCAATCAGGTAAAAAAGCAATTGTAACCATTGAGGGTGAACCTATTGAAGAATTACTAGGAGCATAA